GAGATTTAAACGATGGTCCAACTTTAATTGAATTAGCAGAAAAAGCCGGATTGAATAAAAATGATATTTTGGAAGTTTTAGAAAGCGAAACTTTATTTTTAAAAGAAGTTCAGCATGATATTAACGAAGCTCAGCAAATTGGCGTACAAGGTGTTCCCTTTTTTGTTTTTGACAGAAAATATGCAGTTTCAGGCGCTCAGCCAGTCGAGGCTTTTGTTAATACAATTAAGGAAGGACTGAAATAACATTTTAATAATTAAAAATAAAAAACGGATGAATTACTCATCCGTTTTTTATTTTATTTTATTTAATCTTGAAGAAAACTGACTGCGCCTAATAAAGCTGCAATTTCATTATCATTTGAAATTGAAACCAAAATTTCTTTTTCAGACTCTTGTATTTTTTTATTAAAAGATGGCAAAAACAGCGCACTTGCATTGGCAATTTTTCCCCCAATAATAATGTGATCAGCTGAAAAATTCTTTATCCACGGAAGTGTTACTTCGGCTAAATCCTCACCCATTTTTTCAAAAACTTTAATAGCTGATTGATCTCCGCTCAAAGCCAAATGATAAAGTTCTAAACCATTATTAAGCAAAATACCGCTTAAAGATTTATAATGTGATAAAAGACCACGGGCAGAAACATAATCTTCTGCGATTCCTTCTTTATAAGGCAGATTGTATATTTCTCCATCTGTTGGAACTGTATTTCCTGAACTGATTGATACTCCTTTATCAATAAAACAAGCTCCTAATCCGGTTCCCAGCGTAACGGCCATTACTTTTTTAGAAAGGTTTTCCTGTTGTTTAAAAACTTCACCTTTTCCAAAACAAACGGCGTCATTTTCAAAAAGAACGGGAAAATCATTAGAAAATTTAAGGCTTTCTAAAAGCAGTTCTCTAACATTGGATCCGTAAAAATGTTCGTATTTTGATTGGTCCTTAATCCAGCAGATTCCGTTTTCGTAATCAAACGGGCCCGGCATACAAATCGCCAATCCTTCAATATTCTGAACTTTTGAATTTTCTATCGAAGTATGAATTACATCTTTCCAAATATTCATTACCTGATCTACCGGCAAATTAGAGTCGAATGATTCTTTGTGTAATGAAAAGTCAATTACTTTCATTTCTGTTTTATTGATAACAGCTGCCGTAATATGTGTTCCTCCAATATCTAGCCCAATGGCGTATGATGTATTCATTTTTAATTATTTAGCTATTTAGTACTAGATATTCTTATCTTTCAAAATTTGAGGATAATTGATGCTCGTGTGTACAATCATTTCTCCAAATAAGGTATTTGCCCACGCAAACCATTTACGGGTAAATTTGTTTACATCGTCTTTATGAAACGATTCGTGCATAAATCCTGTGTCGGCATTTGTTTTAATTAAGTTGCTGATACAGGCTTTGATTTCATTTTCGTCAACACTTGTAATAGCTCTCAAAACAATACTCATTGGCCAAATTGTATCAACTCCTGTATGCGGTCCTCCAATTCCTTCTCCGGCTTTACCTTTATAGAAAAACGGATTATTTTCAGATAATACCACTTTACGGGTATTTAAGTATAAAGGATCGTTTGGAGCAATGGCGCCTAAATAAGGTAATGACAATAATGACGGAACATTAGCATCATCCATTATGTGGAAACTGCCGTAACCGTTTACTTCAAATGCTATAATTTTCCCGAATTTTGGATGTTCTATTATTCCGTGTTCGTTTAAAGCTTTCTGAACCTGATCTCTTAATTCTGTGGCTTTGGCAACTAAATCATTATCTTTTAGTGCTGGTAATGAGAATATTTCGATCAAATAACCCAAAATTTCAATGGCAAACATGTTACTCGGAATTAAATATCCAAACAGAGTACTGTCATCACTTGGTCTGAAAGTAGAGACAATTAATCCGCAAGGTTTTACCGGATAGCCGTAACCGCCTAACGGAACTCCGTCTGTTGCCCAGGCAGTCTGACGCTGAAAACTATACGGGCCGCCTTTTCCATCCCATCTTTGCTGCTCTTTAAAAGTCTGAAGAACTAACAACATCGCTTCTTTCCATTTGGCATCAAATAAGCTGATATCTCCAGTTTCTTTCCAATATCCATGCGCTAATCGAACCGGATAACACAAACTGTCTATTTCCCATTTTCTTTCGTGTATTCCGGGCTGCATTTTAGTAAGGTCATTTTTCCATTCGCTTTCCTTCGTAAAATCTTTATAAAAAGCATTCGCATACGGATCCAACAATATACATTTTGCCTGACGGTTGATTACTCCTTTTACCAATTCGGCTAGTTTTGGATCTTCTTTTACAAACGGAATATAAGGCCAAATTTGCGCCGTACTGTCTCTCAGCCACATGGCATCAATATCTCCGGTAATCACATAAGTATCTGGTTTTCCATCAATTATTTCAAAATCTACTGTTGTATCAAGTGTATTTGGAAAACAGTTTTCGAATATCCATGCCAGTTCAGGATTTGCAATTTGCTTTTTAATTTTTACAATCGCAGCTTCTACGGCTTTACTTGTAAATTTTCTTTCGGCTAATGGAGGTCTTTTGCTTACAAATTCTTTTAAAGGAAACTGAAAACTATCCGAACTAAATCCGAAAGCATCCGTTTGAAGCGCTAATAATCCTGCGGAAAAAATTCCTGTATTTTTTAAAAATTTTCTACGTGACTGCATAATATTATTTTGAATTTGAATAAGAATACGGAAACGATTCTTTGTTTGTACCTCTGTTTAAATTTGGCGAACTTGTCATATCAAAATTTAATTCACCTCCTTTTAATACATCAAAATGATTGATGAAGTTTTTTGTATAAGAAGAATTGTCCCATTTTAATTCATTTACGTATTTGTTGGTTTCTGAATTATCCGGAGCGTTGATGATAAGCTGTTTTCCGTTTTCAAGCTGTAAAACGGTTTTCTTAAATAAAGGCGCTCCCAAAACATATTCGTCTGTTGCCGGACAAACCGGATAAAATCCCATTGCCGAGAAAATATACCAGGCAGAA
The sequence above is a segment of the Flavobacterium sp. genome. Coding sequences within it:
- a CDS encoding ROK family protein; the encoded protein is MNTSYAIGLDIGGTHITAAVINKTEMKVIDFSLHKESFDSNLPVDQVMNIWKDVIHTSIENSKVQNIEGLAICMPGPFDYENGICWIKDQSKYEHFYGSNVRELLLESLKFSNDFPVLFENDAVCFGKGEVFKQQENLSKKVMAVTLGTGLGACFIDKGVSISSGNTVPTDGEIYNLPYKEGIAEDYVSARGLLSHYKSLSGILLNNGLELYHLALSGDQSAIKVFEKMGEDLAEVTLPWIKNFSADHIIIGGKIANASALFLPSFNKKIQESEKEILVSISNDNEIAALLGAVSFLQD
- a CDS encoding glycoside hydrolase family 125 protein, with amino-acid sequence MQSRRKFLKNTGIFSAGLLALQTDAFGFSSDSFQFPLKEFVSKRPPLAERKFTSKAVEAAIVKIKKQIANPELAWIFENCFPNTLDTTVDFEIIDGKPDTYVITGDIDAMWLRDSTAQIWPYIPFVKEDPKLAELVKGVINRQAKCILLDPYANAFYKDFTKESEWKNDLTKMQPGIHERKWEIDSLCYPVRLAHGYWKETGDISLFDAKWKEAMLLVLQTFKEQQRWDGKGGPYSFQRQTAWATDGVPLGGYGYPVKPCGLIVSTFRPSDDSTLFGYLIPSNMFAIEILGYLIEIFSLPALKDNDLVAKATELRDQVQKALNEHGIIEHPKFGKIIAFEVNGYGSFHIMDDANVPSLLSLPYLGAIAPNDPLYLNTRKVVLSENNPFFYKGKAGEGIGGPHTGVDTIWPMSIVLRAITSVDENEIKACISNLIKTNADTGFMHESFHKDDVNKFTRKWFAWANTLFGEMIVHTSINYPQILKDKNI